One window of the Pseudomonas sp. S04 genome contains the following:
- a CDS encoding crotonase/enoyl-CoA hydratase family protein yields the protein MPEYQAFRVELADNIAHVQINRPEKINAMNAVFWTEIIEIFQWIDDTDEVRAVVISGAGKHFSSGIDLMMLAGVANEMGKDVGRNARLLRRKILALQASFNAVDNCRKPVLAAIQGYCLGGAIDLISACDMRYAAADAQFSIKEIDIGMAADVGTLQRLPRIIGDGMLRELAYTGRTFGAEQAREIGLVNRLYPDTESLLDGVMGIAREIAAKSPIAIAGTKAMISYMRDHSINDGLEYIATWNAAMLQSNDLRVAMAAHMSKQKPEFLD from the coding sequence ATGCCCGAATATCAAGCCTTCCGCGTCGAACTGGCGGACAACATCGCCCATGTGCAGATCAACCGTCCGGAAAAGATCAACGCGATGAACGCGGTGTTCTGGACCGAGATCATCGAGATTTTCCAGTGGATCGACGACACCGACGAGGTGCGCGCGGTGGTGATCAGTGGTGCCGGCAAGCATTTCTCCTCGGGGATCGACCTGATGATGCTGGCCGGGGTGGCTAACGAAATGGGCAAGGACGTGGGTCGCAACGCGCGCCTGCTGCGCCGCAAGATTCTCGCCTTGCAGGCCTCGTTCAATGCGGTCGACAACTGTCGCAAGCCGGTGTTGGCGGCAATCCAGGGGTATTGCCTGGGTGGGGCCATTGACCTGATCAGCGCCTGCGACATGCGCTATGCGGCCGCCGATGCGCAATTCTCGATCAAGGAAATCGACATCGGCATGGCTGCCGACGTCGGTACCCTGCAACGCTTGCCGCGGATCATCGGTGACGGCATGCTGCGTGAACTGGCTTACACTGGACGCACCTTTGGTGCCGAGCAAGCGCGTGAGATTGGCCTGGTCAACCGGCTCTACCCGGACACCGAGAGCCTGCTGGACGGGGTCATGGGCATAGCCCGCGAGATCGCCGCCAAGTCGCCAATCGCTATCGCCGGTACCAAGGCAATGATCAGCTACATGCGTGATCACAGCATCAACGATGGCCTGGAATACATCGCCACCTGGAACGCCGCCATGTTGCAGTCCAACGATCTGCGCGTGGCCATGGCCGCCCATATGAGCAAACAGAAGCCCGAATTTCTGGATTGA
- the nudC gene encoding NAD(+) diphosphatase, with translation MTSRWTTAVLDTDVTGGWAVARSPEGFLFDDNGALFPREWLKRQDLSLLAEHGIGHLDGEPVYLLELQAAGEVPGCGWKGLRGFMLEGDHTLYKVLGYAAQIGTWAREHRFCGNCGQAMVQVPRERAMYCQPCDLRSYPRISPSMIVLITRGDDILLARSPRFVSGVYSTLAGFAEPGESAEDCLIREVREEVQIEVRNIQYLGSQCWPFPHSMMLGFHAEYAAGEIVPQADEIEDAQWFNIHALPPLPASRSIARYLIDVYVARRLGHAEPVLPG, from the coding sequence ATGACTTCACGCTGGACCACGGCAGTACTCGACACCGACGTAACCGGCGGCTGGGCAGTAGCCCGCAGCCCCGAAGGCTTTTTGTTCGATGACAATGGCGCGCTGTTCCCCCGGGAATGGCTCAAGCGCCAGGACTTGTCGCTGCTCGCCGAGCATGGCATTGGCCATCTCGACGGCGAGCCGGTGTATCTGCTGGAGTTGCAGGCCGCAGGCGAGGTGCCGGGGTGTGGCTGGAAAGGCTTGCGTGGGTTCATGCTTGAAGGCGATCACACGTTGTACAAGGTACTGGGCTACGCCGCGCAGATCGGCACCTGGGCCCGCGAGCACCGTTTTTGTGGCAACTGCGGCCAGGCCATGGTCCAGGTGCCACGTGAGCGGGCGATGTATTGCCAGCCGTGTGACTTGCGCAGTTACCCGCGGATTTCACCGAGCATGATTGTGCTGATCACCCGCGGCGACGACATCCTCCTGGCGCGTTCACCGCGGTTTGTCAGCGGGGTCTACAGCACCCTGGCCGGTTTTGCCGAGCCGGGGGAGTCGGCCGAGGACTGCCTGATTCGCGAGGTGCGCGAGGAGGTGCAGATCGAGGTCAGGAACATCCAGTACCTGGGCAGCCAGTGCTGGCCGTTCCCTCATTCGATGATGCTCGGCTTCCATGCCGAGTACGCCGCTGGCGAGATCGTCCCACAAGCCGACGAGATTGAAGACGCCCAGTGGTTCAACATTCACGCGCTGCCGCCGTTGCCGGCGTCGCGCTCGATTGCCCGCTACCTGATCGACGTCTACGTTGCGCGGCGTTTAGGCCACGCTGAACCAGTGCTGCCAGGCTAG
- a CDS encoding TSUP family transporter, with protein MPFELSVDLTTLAILAVVAFIAGFIDAIAGGGGLLTTPALLTAGLPPHLVLGTNKLSATFGSAIASVTFYRRKLFHPRQWVHAIVGTLVGALAGAVVAHYLPAEWLNKMLPVIVFACGLYLLFGGTPKAPVDSDAPIKKKWQSTQGFSLGFYDGVAGPGTGAFWTVSSLLLYPIDLVKASGVARSMNFVSNAAALSVFIFSGQVDWIIGLSMGVSVMVGAFFGARTAISGGAKFIRPVFIAVVLGLTVRLAWQHWFSVA; from the coding sequence ATGCCTTTCGAACTCAGCGTAGACCTCACCACCCTGGCCATTCTGGCCGTTGTCGCGTTCATTGCCGGTTTCATCGATGCCATTGCCGGCGGCGGCGGCCTGTTGACCACCCCGGCCCTGCTCACTGCAGGCCTGCCCCCGCACCTGGTGCTGGGCACCAACAAGCTCAGCGCGACCTTCGGCTCGGCCATCGCCAGCGTCACCTTCTACCGGCGCAAGCTGTTCCATCCAAGGCAGTGGGTGCATGCGATTGTCGGCACCCTGGTGGGAGCGCTGGCCGGTGCGGTCGTGGCGCACTACCTGCCGGCCGAATGGCTGAACAAAATGCTCCCGGTGATCGTGTTTGCCTGTGGCCTGTACCTGCTGTTTGGCGGGACGCCCAAGGCGCCGGTGGACAGCGACGCGCCGATCAAGAAGAAGTGGCAGTCGACCCAGGGCTTCAGCCTCGGCTTCTACGACGGCGTGGCCGGTCCCGGCACGGGCGCGTTCTGGACCGTCAGCAGCCTGCTGCTGTACCCCATCGACCTGGTCAAGGCCAGCGGCGTGGCGCGCAGCATGAACTTCGTCAGCAACGCGGCCGCGCTGTCGGTGTTCATTTTTTCCGGGCAGGTGGACTGGATCATCGGCCTGAGCATGGGCGTGTCGGTGATGGTCGGGGCGTTTTTTGGGGCGCGCACCGCCATCAGCGGTGGGGCGAAGTTCATTCGCCCGGTATTCATCGCGGTAGTGCTGGGCCTGACCGTACGCCTAGCCTGGCAGCACTGGTTCAGCGTGGCCTAA
- a CDS encoding helix-turn-helix transcriptional regulator, translating into MSALPTPALLTLESVALDELSTGNDQWHIDFSSVEKHARIHRLKHMRGPRLRHSRFDFKCSISAVSCVPDGHITFALSQSTTGRPTWNHQRLYPNEMVVLYSGEPVHYLCEPNEALFTVTTTLEHYEQCRELYGTTDVLKQRQGQRYQAHDHYSVLNAVNAISVSLNQRHPPDVVSGAQWEATLLSSLLQALSPRHDSAREAPLRRQIASQAIEYLHAHAHTALCMEQLTQTLGTHGRTLHQGFVETFGTTPMAYLRTLRLSNARHDLLTQRWATVTETAMHWNFFHLGRFSQDYQRSYGESPSQTLRRNSA; encoded by the coding sequence ATGTCCGCCCTTCCAACTCCTGCTTTATTGACCCTCGAATCCGTTGCCCTGGACGAACTGTCCACCGGCAATGACCAATGGCACATCGATTTTTCTTCCGTCGAGAAACACGCGCGCATCCATCGCCTCAAGCACATGCGCGGCCCTCGCCTGCGCCATAGCCGGTTCGATTTCAAGTGCTCCATCAGCGCCGTCAGTTGTGTTCCCGACGGGCACATCACCTTCGCCCTGTCCCAGTCCACCACGGGCCGCCCGACCTGGAACCACCAGCGGCTGTACCCCAATGAAATGGTGGTGCTGTACAGCGGCGAACCGGTGCATTACCTGTGCGAGCCCAACGAAGCGCTGTTCACCGTTACCACCACCCTGGAGCACTACGAGCAGTGCCGCGAACTGTACGGCACCACTGATGTGCTCAAGCAGCGCCAGGGCCAGCGCTATCAGGCGCACGATCATTACTCGGTGCTGAACGCGGTCAACGCCATCAGCGTCTCGTTGAACCAGCGCCATCCACCTGACGTCGTGTCCGGCGCGCAATGGGAAGCGACCTTGCTCAGCTCCTTGCTGCAAGCCCTGAGCCCACGCCATGACTCGGCGCGCGAGGCGCCATTGCGCAGACAAATCGCCAGCCAGGCCATCGAATACCTGCACGCCCATGCGCACACCGCCCTGTGCATGGAGCAGCTCACGCAAACCCTGGGAACCCACGGCCGCACCTTGCACCAGGGTTTCGTCGAGACCTTCGGCACCACGCCCATGGCGTACTTGCGCACCCTGCGTTTGTCTAACGCCAGGCACGACCTGCTGACCCAGCGCTGGGCGACCGTGACCGAAACGGCCATGCACTGGAACTTCTTCCATCTGGGGCGTTTCTCCCAGGACTATCAGCGCAGTTACGGTGAATCGCCGTCCCAGACGTTGCGCCGCAACAGCGCCTGA
- a CDS encoding outer membrane beta-barrel protein produces the protein MPFRKFAFVSLLSLLALPAFADDKGFYLGAGVTSIETDDSALSDEDNSYKVYAGYRANGYLAFEGAIVDLGKFKDDNLDFEGHSAQVAAHVGFPLGERIRLFGIVGAHAWDADGNAADDDTGVDLTYGAGVEMDVLRNIGIRAEYEVLQVGNLDLNQTTASAYILF, from the coding sequence ATGCCATTTCGAAAATTCGCCTTCGTTTCCCTACTGTCGTTGCTGGCGCTGCCAGCGTTCGCCGATGACAAGGGCTTTTACCTGGGCGCCGGTGTGACTAGCATCGAAACCGACGACAGCGCCTTGAGTGATGAAGACAACAGCTACAAGGTCTATGCCGGTTACCGCGCCAATGGTTACCTGGCATTCGAGGGCGCCATTGTCGACCTCGGCAAGTTCAAGGACGACAACCTCGACTTCGAAGGCCACTCGGCCCAGGTCGCCGCCCACGTCGGCTTCCCGCTGGGCGAGCGCATTCGTCTGTTCGGCATCGTCGGCGCCCACGCCTGGGACGCCGATGGCAACGCTGCCGACGATGACACCGGGGTCGACCTGACCTACGGCGCCGGGGTCGAGATGGATGTGCTGCGCAACATTGGCATCCGCGCCGAGTATGAAGTGTTACAGGTCGGTAACCTAGATCTGAACCAGACCACGGCGTCGGCCTATATACTGTTCTGA
- a CDS encoding EAL domain-containing protein — protein sequence MMAHYLAWARQQDLSSCVSNRWLEINYLPITDRRTGRLVGARALSRWARGGVSIAPQVAQQLTGAVVRQVAEDYSTYLWACKNFSICLPLSPLDILDPDFPDFVADVLERYAIPASAIMLDACASSPGNQPAALPIAALARKYFAIANEAQTLGR from the coding sequence ATGATGGCGCACTATTTGGCGTGGGCGAGACAACAGGACTTGTCGAGCTGTGTAAGTAACCGATGGCTTGAAATCAACTACCTGCCCATCACTGATCGGCGCACGGGCCGCCTGGTCGGCGCCAGGGCCCTGTCACGCTGGGCCCGGGGCGGCGTCAGTATCGCACCCCAGGTAGCGCAGCAACTGACAGGCGCCGTGGTCCGCCAGGTTGCCGAGGACTACAGCACCTACCTGTGGGCCTGCAAAAACTTCTCCATCTGCCTTCCCCTGTCCCCATTGGACATCCTCGACCCTGATTTCCCGGACTTTGTTGCCGACGTACTGGAGCGGTACGCCATCCCCGCCTCGGCGATCATGCTCGATGCCTGCGCCAGTTCCCCTGGCAATCAGCCAGCCGCGCTGCCCATTGCCGCGCTGGCCCGCAAGTACTTCGCGATTGCCAACGAAGCGCAGACCCTGGGGCGCTGA